The Bombus pascuorum chromosome 13, iyBomPasc1.1, whole genome shotgun sequence nucleotide sequence TCGCGCCACACGCCTGCCCATGAAATTCATGCTAGACCAGTAGTACTCAAATGTCACTAGTCAGAAGTcacaaagaaaaatttcctctttgataatgtcatatacatacaataaatgcattatattattatataaatactaatGGCAAATAAAATGtccattatataatatatatatatatatatatatatatatatatatattcaataaatagtataaaataaaaacaaatagaaaatttgatttatcattagacaatttatttgttatatttatacaaagaCATTAAGTTCCACATTATTTCTTAGCTTTCTTGTCTTTAGCAACTTTAGTTACTTCATCTGGATTTTCTGCTGCATCCTTCACACGTTTTGCGCGAATTCCTACTAGTCTGGCATCAGCCCTAGCTTTACGGAGAGTTACGTATGCAGAgaactttctttcttcctcagAAATGACACGGGCCTTAGCTTTAGCAGGTGCTTGGTGTCTCACTGGCATGATTTCTCCTTTAACTTGAGTGGcaagtttcatttcttcttcaGTAGCATCACCTACCTTAGgctattttcataaataacatTAGAATGtagtttttctttaatagttttaaatttactatATTCTACTTACTCTCTTTTCATTCAGTGGGAAGAGAATCAATTTGGATTTATATTCTTTCAGTCTTTGAGCATTTGTTTGTAAAGACTCAACTGATTTGTTACGCCTTCTAGGATCTACAGCAATTCCAATAGTCCTAgcaaatcttttatttaaaccaCTAGCCTTCAGTTCTGCTAAGGTAAAACCTTTGCCTGCCCTAACTTTTGTGTGGTAACGGAATGTTGGGCAATGAACAATAGGCCTCAGAAGTTTCACAGgtcttaaatttaaataaaatactattgaagttaatttacataaatggacaacagaaataaaaatgaaataaacataTTCTATTTACCTTGGTGCAACAGCACGAGCTTTCTTTATACGACTTTGTTTACGACGAAATTTTCTAGCTGGTTGGTTAAACCAAGTTTTAACAAATCTTTGCCAATCTTTATGGAAATGCCCATTAGGGATCATATTATTTCTCTTACCCATGGttaaactgaaacaaaaatactaaattatatacaatttgtttcttaaaagatttgtaaaaatacaCTTTATAAACTTAAGATTAGTATAATAGGTTAGAAACAGTATTATTACTAAGTATAaacaaaacattaattttccttcacaaataaattttttataaccttaatattactttataatactcatataattattatggTTACATCCTACTATTAGAAAAGGTATAtcattaattgaaattaaaacttaTGAGGCAAAGATAACCTGATTAAtgtcaaaatatttctttacttgttatattataaatttacaatcatattatttaattacacttaaaaacataaataacaacaattttctattactttGAGAAATACTATTTCCAGATGTTCAGATTTTAATTGGATTTCGAACTTGAAAGATTACTCACGGACTTGTTTACAAGGCATAGACCGGAAAAAGAATCAGCATCACAAAGCGGAAGTTTTAGTTTCCAGCAAAGCAAAATTTACTAAATGAAGATTCAAATTGcattattttatgataaaatgatattttaaaaatattatttgtttacaAATATCGCTTCGctttacatataattttattaaaataatttaaatgtaaaatgaagTTTCTTTAAAGTAGTTAATAAATATGGCAACTTGCTATAAGACCGTGTACTAACCACGAATTACATGTTTCATGTTtaattgtagaatatttaaatacgtatttaaataatttaattaaaaatgaagattAGAGAATCATTTGTATcatattataaaagtaatatattctttaaaaatgtcATTTACCGATACGCTTCAACCGGCATAAACCAATTTTCGGTTTGttctctaatttttaaaaaaatatacatgattataaattagtattGTTACTATAATGCATAAAGCATTGATCATATTTTTAGAATGCAGAAGTtacatatgaaataaaaaaggatatagaaaaatattggaaagataaaattaacttACGTCAATATGATGATGCAGATAGTACAAGAAGGAAGTTTTATGTATTATCAATGTTCCCATATCCTTCTGGAACACTTCATATGGGTCATGTAAGGGTTTATACAATAAGTGATACAGTTGCTCATTTTTATAGAATGAAAGgtaaattctttaatttaagtgtaattatatatattgtttggtttatttatataattttttattgactagcttttttcttttatttcaggATATAATGTTCTTCATCCAATGGGTTGGGATGCATTTGGATTACCTGCTGAGAATGCTGCAATTGAAAAACAAGTTGATCCTGTTGTATGGACATATGATAACattaaaaagatgaaaaatcaattaaaatcaTTGAATTATTCTTTTGATTGGAAGAGAGAATTTGCTACATGTGATCATGAATATTATAAGTGGACGcaggaattatttttaaaacttttcgACAAAGATTTGGTTTATAGGAAAGAA carries:
- the LOC132913660 gene encoding large ribosomal subunit protein eL13 produces the protein MGKRNNMIPNGHFHKDWQRFVKTWFNQPARKFRRKQSRIKKARAVAPRPVKLLRPIVHCPTFRYHTKVRAGKGFTLAELKASGLNKRFARTIGIAVDPRRRNKSVESLQTNAQRLKEYKSKLILFPLNEKRPKVGDATEEEMKLATQVKGEIMPVRHQAPAKAKARVISEEERKFSAYVTLRKARADARLVGIRAKRVKDAAENPDEVTKVAKDKKAKK